One segment of Pseudanabaena sp. FACHB-2040 DNA contains the following:
- a CDS encoding NUDIX domain-containing protein codes for MVKLVYGDRIGRLGHIIVGCSATIRDGNWEKVLLTRRTDNGRWCLPGGRMDPGESIEEACCREALEETGLQVAVKRLLGIYTSPHCLLEYADGERCQVVAMNFEAVVIGGELRLSDETTEYGYFSAAEIDQLDVMEHHLERIHDTFASHGSPLIK; via the coding sequence ATGGTGAAGTTGGTATACGGCGATCGCATTGGCAGGCTAGGTCACATCATCGTGGGCTGTTCTGCCACCATTCGAGACGGTAACTGGGAAAAAGTACTGCTCACGCGCCGCACCGACAACGGTCGCTGGTGCCTGCCGGGAGGCCGCATGGACCCAGGTGAAAGTATTGAGGAAGCCTGTTGCCGAGAAGCTTTGGAAGAGACGGGGCTACAGGTCGCGGTCAAGCGGCTACTGGGGATCTACACCAGTCCACACTGCCTGCTGGAATATGCTGATGGAGAGCGCTGCCAGGTAGTCGCCATGAATTTTGAAGCCGTAGTGATCGGAGGCGAGCTGCGGCTCAGCGACGAAACCACAGAATACGGCTATTTTTCTGCAGCCGAGATCGATCAGCTCGATGTCATGGAGCACCATTTAGAGCGCATCCACGATACCTTTGCCAGCCATGGCAGCCCTCTAATCAAGTGA
- a CDS encoding ATP-grasp enzyme, producing MLLALAFPFNCVAVLLALVWSWVSRPFHKAPVRVKSPKNILIAGARMTKTLLLARTFHAAGHRVILIDTEKFWLNGNQYSNAVAGFYTVPDPQKDLAGYTQKLQAIAQQENINLFIPVAIFSVVYPEGMEQHPLAGYCEVCHFDVAVTGMLDDKFAFAEKARSLGLSVPKSFKITAPEQVLNFDFSQEQRQYILKSIPYDACRRLNLTKLPCPTPEETAAFVNSLPISEKTPWIMQEFIPGQEYCTHSTVRSGQSTLYCCCESSAFQVNYEIVDNPQISEWVRRFLKGVDGFGQASFDFIQTPDGTAYAIECNPRTHSAITLFYNHPQVAEAYLDPAFSGEPLEPLVNSRPTYWLYHELWRLNEVRSLSQLQTWWRNIWRGKEAIFEVNDPLPFLMVHHWQIPLLVLDNLRKLQSWIRIDFNIGEVIR from the coding sequence ATGCTATTGGCCCTTGCGTTTCCCTTCAACTGTGTGGCTGTGCTGTTAGCGCTGGTGTGGAGCTGGGTGAGCCGCCCCTTTCATAAGGCACCCGTTAGGGTTAAGTCCCCCAAAAACATTCTTATTGCTGGGGCCAGGATGACGAAAACCCTGCTGCTGGCCCGTACTTTTCACGCGGCTGGGCATCGGGTGATTTTGATCGACACCGAAAAGTTTTGGCTCAACGGAAATCAATATTCCAACGCGGTTGCCGGGTTCTACACCGTTCCCGACCCGCAGAAAGACCTAGCGGGCTATACCCAAAAGCTCCAGGCCATTGCCCAGCAGGAAAACATCAATCTGTTTATTCCCGTTGCCATCTTTTCTGTGGTTTATCCGGAGGGGATGGAGCAGCACCCGCTGGCAGGTTACTGTGAGGTATGCCACTTTGATGTCGCTGTCACCGGCATGCTAGACGACAAATTTGCCTTTGCTGAGAAAGCGCGATCGCTCGGCCTCTCGGTGCCCAAATCCTTCAAAATCACCGCGCCGGAGCAGGTGCTCAATTTTGATTTTTCTCAGGAGCAGCGGCAGTACATTCTCAAGAGCATTCCCTACGATGCCTGTCGCCGCCTCAATCTGACCAAGCTGCCCTGCCCTACGCCCGAAGAGACCGCCGCCTTTGTCAACAGCCTGCCCATCAGCGAAAAAACGCCCTGGATTATGCAGGAGTTCATCCCCGGCCAAGAATACTGCACCCACAGCACTGTCCGTAGTGGGCAATCGACCCTTTACTGCTGCTGCGAGTCGTCTGCCTTTCAGGTCAATTACGAAATAGTCGATAACCCCCAAATTAGCGAGTGGGTGCGTCGTTTTTTGAAAGGGGTTGACGGCTTTGGGCAAGCCTCTTTTGACTTTATTCAGACCCCAGATGGCACGGCCTATGCCATTGAGTGCAACCCCCGCACGCACTCAGCCATTACCCTGTTCTACAACCATCCTCAGGTAGCAGAGGCCTATCTCGATCCTGCCTTCTCAGGCGAACCCCTAGAGCCTTTGGTCAACAGCAGGCCCACCTACTGGCTCTACCACGAACTTTGGCGGCTCAATGAGGTGCGATCGCTCTCTCAGCTTCAAACCTGGTGGCGCAATATCTGGCGCGGCAAAGAGGCTATTTTTGAGGTCAACGATCCGCTGCCGTTTCTGATGGTGCATCACTGGCAGATTCCCCTGCTGGTTCTAGACAATCTGCGAAAGCTGCAAAGCTGGATTCGGATAGATTTTAATATTGGCGAGGTGATTCGGTGA
- a CDS encoding class I SAM-dependent methyltransferase encodes MQAAANPTTPNAPRPVTPLGIAVGHLESAITLLNQAANSPTNLSAEAAHHLQKAFDLMSGLDPYLEQTATPASAALTEIAERTHHEPWQAKFDEGETVRPLEQEMLSGHIEGQTLKLFVHMIRASRILDIGMFTGYSALAMAEALPADGHLIACEVDPYAARFAQTLFQKSPYGSKIQVELGPALETLERLAAHGECFDFVFIDADKQEYVQYYQRLLDSGLLSDQGYICVDNTLFQGQVYLPEAERSVSAAAIAQFNQVVAADPRVEQVILPLRDGLTLIRRV; translated from the coding sequence ATGCAGGCAGCCGCGAACCCAACGACCCCAAATGCACCGCGTCCGGTCACGCCTCTGGGCATTGCGGTGGGTCATCTAGAGTCTGCCATTACGCTGCTAAACCAGGCAGCCAATTCTCCAACCAACCTCTCTGCCGAGGCGGCACACCACCTGCAAAAAGCGTTTGATCTGATGTCGGGGCTAGATCCCTACCTGGAGCAGACCGCAACGCCAGCCTCTGCGGCGCTCACAGAAATTGCCGAGAGAACCCACCACGAACCCTGGCAGGCAAAGTTTGATGAAGGCGAAACCGTTCGTCCCCTGGAGCAGGAAATGCTCTCTGGCCATATTGAAGGACAGACGCTGAAGCTGTTTGTTCACATGATTCGCGCCAGCCGCATTTTGGACATCGGCATGTTCACCGGCTACTCGGCGCTGGCGATGGCCGAAGCCCTCCCCGCCGACGGTCACCTGATTGCCTGTGAGGTCGATCCTTACGCTGCCCGCTTTGCCCAAACCTTGTTTCAAAAGTCACCCTACGGCAGCAAGATCCAGGTTGAGCTAGGGCCAGCTTTGGAGACGCTAGAGCGTCTGGCCGCCCACGGTGAGTGCTTTGACTTTGTGTTTATCGATGCCGATAAGCAGGAATACGTGCAGTACTACCAGAGGCTGCTAGACAGCGGCCTGCTCTCAGACCAGGGCTACATCTGCGTCGATAACACGCTGTTTCAAGGGCAGGTTTATTTGCCTGAGGCCGAGCGCTCAGTGAGTGCGGCTGCGATCGCACAGTTCAACCAGGTGGTCGCCGCCGACCCTAGGGTGGAGCAGGTGATCTTGCCGCTGCGAGACGGGCTGACTCTGATTCGGCGCGTGTAG
- a CDS encoding sedoheptulose 7-phosphate cyclase gives MSNIQAQLSTSETSFRVEAYEKIELDFQFVEGIFDIQKPDLASHYTALRRCLAIVDHNVYQFYGAQLHRYFLHYGVELTVFPVVIEEPDKTIETFQTIIDAFCRFNLLRKEPVLVIGGGLVLDVTGFACAAYRRSTNYIRIPTTLIGLIDAGIAIKVAVNHGKLKNRLGAYHAPKEIFLDFSFLKTLPVDQIRNGMAELVKIAVVANAEVFDLLDRYGEDLLYSHFGYLTDDAFLRQVGHRVNYGAIKTMLELETSNLHELMLDRVIAYGHTWSPTLELTPEPPLLHGHAVNIDMALSATLAAERGYITVADRDRILNLMSRLGLALDHPLMDSDLLWQATQSITLTRDGLLRAAVPQPIGVCAFINDLTRTELDAALSTHKRLCADYPRSGAGIDAYVGDGESAQPAPTLVGGKA, from the coding sequence ATGAGCAACATACAAGCGCAGCTATCTACTTCTGAAACCAGCTTTCGAGTTGAAGCGTACGAAAAGATTGAGCTGGACTTTCAGTTTGTTGAAGGGATTTTTGATATTCAAAAGCCCGATCTAGCCAGCCATTACACTGCACTCAGGCGCTGTCTTGCCATCGTAGATCACAACGTCTATCAGTTTTACGGGGCTCAACTGCACCGGTACTTCCTGCACTATGGTGTGGAACTGACAGTCTTTCCGGTAGTGATTGAAGAGCCAGACAAAACAATCGAAACGTTTCAAACCATTATTGATGCCTTCTGCCGGTTTAACCTCTTAAGAAAAGAGCCGGTTTTGGTGATTGGCGGCGGGCTAGTTCTAGATGTAACGGGCTTTGCCTGCGCCGCCTATCGCCGCAGCACAAACTACATCCGCATTCCTACGACGCTGATTGGCCTGATCGATGCAGGTATTGCCATCAAAGTTGCGGTCAACCACGGCAAGCTTAAGAATCGACTGGGGGCCTATCATGCGCCCAAGGAAATCTTTCTCGATTTTTCATTCCTCAAGACTTTACCGGTTGATCAAATCCGCAACGGCATGGCAGAGCTGGTCAAAATTGCCGTAGTTGCTAATGCTGAGGTGTTTGATTTGCTTGATCGCTACGGCGAAGACTTGCTCTACAGTCATTTCGGTTATCTAACTGACGATGCTTTCCTGCGCCAGGTGGGGCATCGCGTCAACTACGGGGCGATCAAGACCATGCTGGAGCTAGAGACGTCCAACCTGCACGAGCTGATGCTAGATCGCGTGATTGCCTATGGCCACACCTGGAGCCCCACGCTGGAGCTGACGCCAGAGCCACCGCTGCTGCATGGTCATGCTGTCAACATTGACATGGCGCTCTCTGCGACTCTGGCTGCCGAGCGAGGCTACATTACGGTGGCCGATCGCGATCGCATTCTCAATCTCATGAGCCGTCTGGGCTTGGCCCTTGATCACCCCCTAATGGACAGCGACCTGCTCTGGCAGGCCACGCAGTCGATCACCCTCACCCGCGATGGCCTGCTGCGGGCAGCCGTGCCCCAGCCCATCGGCGTCTGTGCATTCATCAATGACCTGACCCGAACAGAGCTTGATGCTGCTCTCAGCACTCACAAGCGACTCTGTGCCGATTACCCTCGATCTGGAGCTGGCATCGATGCCTACGTCGGCGACGGGGAGTCTGCACAGCCCGCACCCACGCTGGTAGGAGGCAAAGCGTAA
- a CDS encoding HAD family hydrolase — translation MTLEGVILDVDGTLVLSNDVHAQCWVEAFAKYGYTVDFEKVRPMMGMGGDKVIPQLFPDLNDEEGPGKEVADYRKELVLNDFRDQIEPAQGSRALVQKLRAEGLNLIIATSASAKELETMLKIAQVDDLLKQATSSDDADASKPSPDIVEAALHKADLDPSRTVMLGDTPYDIEAAGKAGVDVIAFRCGGFDDEALRDAIAIYDDPADLLNHYDQSPLAQKA, via the coding sequence ATGACCCTTGAGGGCGTGATTTTAGATGTAGATGGCACTCTAGTCTTGAGCAACGATGTTCATGCTCAGTGTTGGGTAGAAGCCTTTGCAAAGTACGGCTACACCGTTGATTTTGAGAAGGTGCGCCCGATGATGGGGATGGGGGGCGATAAGGTCATTCCTCAATTGTTTCCGGATTTGAACGACGAAGAGGGGCCGGGTAAAGAGGTTGCCGACTACCGCAAGGAGCTGGTGCTAAATGATTTCCGCGATCAGATTGAGCCAGCCCAGGGGTCACGGGCACTGGTGCAAAAGCTACGGGCAGAAGGATTAAACCTGATTATTGCCACTTCAGCCTCTGCAAAAGAGCTTGAAACTATGTTGAAGATTGCTCAGGTTGACGATTTGCTGAAGCAGGCTACCAGCTCAGATGATGCCGACGCGTCTAAACCCTCTCCAGATATTGTAGAAGCGGCTCTGCACAAAGCTGATCTCGACCCCAGCCGTACCGTCATGCTTGGGGACACACCCTACGATATTGAGGCTGCGGGAAAAGCAGGCGTGGATGTCATTGCTTTTCGCTGCGGTGGCTTTGATGATGAGGCGCTGAGAGATGCGATCGCAATCTACGATGACCCTGCCGATCTGCTGAATCACTATGACCAGTCTCCGCTGGCACAGAAAGCTTAG
- the gltB gene encoding glutamate synthase large subunit: MTLFNLPSKQGLYDPQFEHDACGVGFIVHMKGKPSHDIVEQALTILLNLEHRGAVGAEINTGDGAGILMQIPHQFFQKFAATHAIALPAAGEYGVGMIYSSPQAADREQGRRAFEQIVAEEGLQVLGWRDVPTDNASLGDTAKASEPFMQQVFIQRPTGLDELGLERKLYVIRKRSHSAIRAAEIDPYWYPASLSCRTLVYKGMLTPAQVGEYFLDLKDPDLTSALGLVHSRFSTNTFPSWERSHPYRYIAHNGEINTLRGNINWMHARQSLFESDLFGDALKRAQPVINIDGSDSLIFDNALELLVLAGRSLPHAMMMMIPEPWAAHESMSPEKKAFYKYHSCLMEPWDGPASIAFTDGTMMGAVLDRNGLRPSRYYVTKDDLVIMASEAGVLPIEPERIAQKGRLEPGRMFLVNMEEGRIVSDEEIKSAIASEQPYQEWLDQHLVPLASLKEAPIDRTLPEIPLLKRQMAFGYTFEELRLLLTPMARDGVEAIGSMGTDTPLAVLSDRPKLLYDYFQQLFAQVTNPPIDSIREEIITSPETTVGAERNLLKPEPESCHLIELKSPILSNGELAKLKHESGDFKSVTLPILFDPQAGVKGLEAALEGISAAADKAIASGTSLIILSDREMNPAQAPIPALLAVSGLHHHLIRHGTRTRVGLVLESGEPREVHHFAVLIGYGCCAINPYLAFESIDSLIQQGLLVDTDYPTACKNYIKAATKGVIKIASKIGISTIQSYRGAQIFEAIGLNQTLIDRYFTWTASRIEGADLAVITQEAILRHAHAFPDREADSPTLDVGGSYQWRKEGERHLFSPETIHNLQKAVRTNSYELYKTYAALINDQDKHHFTLRGLLGFQERQPVPLEEVEPIEAIMQRFKTGAMSYGSISKEAHESLAIAMNRIGGKSNTGEGGEDPERYTWTNEQGDSKNSAIKQVASGRFGVTSLYLSQARELQIKMAQGAKPGEGGQLPGRKVYPWIAKVRYSTPGVGLISPPPHHDIYSIEDLAELIHDLKNANRKARISVKLVSEVGVGTIAAGVAKAHADVVLISGFDGGTGASPQTSIKHAGLPWELGLAETHQTLVLNNLRSRIVIETDGQMKTGRDVAIAALLGAEEFGFSTAPLITLGCIMMRVCHLNTCPVGVATQNPELRKYFTGDPQHTVNFMQFVAQDLREIMAQLGFRSLNEMVGRTDVLEAKQAVNHWKAKGIDLSKILYQPQMGPEVGRYCQIPQDHGLEKSLDMTVLLDLCQPAIERGEKVKATLPIRNVNRVVGTILGNEITKRHWEGLPEDTIHLHFQGSAGQSFGAFIPKGVTLELEGDANDYLGKGLSGGKIVVYPSSGSTFVPEDNIIIGNVALYGATGGEAYIYGVAGERFCVRNSGVNTVVEAVGDHACEYMTGGKVVVLGHTGRNFAAGMSGGVAYVFDETGDFPTRCNTQMADLETLEDPEEIADLRQLIQKHADYTGSQKAHTILANWETLLPKFVKVMPRDYKRVLQAIKRALADGLSGDDALAAAFEENSRDVSRIGGS; this comes from the coding sequence ATGACACTCTTCAATTTGCCCTCCAAACAGGGTCTATACGACCCTCAATTTGAGCACGATGCCTGCGGTGTCGGCTTTATTGTGCACATGAAGGGGAAACCCTCCCACGATATTGTTGAGCAAGCGCTGACTATTCTGCTGAACCTGGAACACCGGGGCGCGGTCGGAGCCGAGATCAATACTGGCGATGGTGCCGGTATTTTGATGCAGATACCGCACCAATTTTTCCAGAAGTTCGCAGCGACACATGCGATCGCACTGCCTGCTGCAGGCGAATACGGCGTTGGCATGATCTACAGTTCACCTCAGGCGGCTGACCGCGAGCAGGGGCGGCGAGCTTTTGAGCAGATTGTGGCCGAGGAGGGGCTGCAGGTTTTGGGCTGGCGCGATGTGCCGACAGACAATGCCTCTCTGGGAGATACGGCCAAAGCCAGCGAACCCTTCATGCAGCAGGTCTTTATCCAGCGGCCTACAGGACTCGATGAGCTGGGGCTAGAGCGCAAGCTGTACGTGATCCGCAAGCGATCCCACAGCGCTATTCGGGCAGCGGAGATTGATCCCTACTGGTACCCGGCCAGCCTCTCCTGCCGCACCCTGGTTTACAAGGGCATGTTGACGCCAGCCCAGGTCGGCGAGTATTTCCTAGATCTGAAAGACCCCGATCTGACCAGTGCGCTGGGGTTGGTGCATTCTCGCTTTAGCACCAACACGTTCCCGAGCTGGGAGCGATCGCACCCCTACCGCTACATTGCCCACAACGGCGAAATCAACACCCTGCGCGGCAACATCAACTGGATGCACGCTCGGCAGTCGCTGTTTGAGTCAGACCTGTTTGGCGATGCTCTCAAGCGAGCGCAGCCGGTGATCAATATCGACGGCAGCGACTCGCTGATCTTTGATAACGCCTTGGAACTGCTGGTGCTGGCCGGACGCTCCCTGCCCCACGCCATGATGATGATGATCCCCGAACCGTGGGCCGCTCACGAGTCTATGAGTCCGGAGAAAAAGGCGTTTTACAAGTACCACTCCTGCCTGATGGAGCCGTGGGATGGCCCCGCTTCCATTGCCTTTACCGATGGCACCATGATGGGTGCGGTGCTCGATCGCAACGGCCTACGCCCCTCTCGCTACTACGTCACCAAAGACGACCTAGTGATTATGGCCTCTGAGGCGGGCGTACTGCCGATTGAGCCAGAGCGAATTGCCCAGAAGGGCCGCCTCGAGCCGGGGCGGATGTTCCTAGTAAATATGGAAGAGGGCCGCATTGTCTCAGATGAGGAGATCAAGAGTGCGATCGCATCTGAGCAGCCCTACCAGGAATGGCTCGATCAGCATCTAGTGCCGCTGGCCAGCCTGAAGGAAGCGCCAATAGATCGCACCTTGCCAGAAATTCCCCTGCTAAAGCGCCAGATGGCCTTCGGCTATACCTTTGAGGAGCTGCGCCTGCTGCTGACCCCGATGGCGCGAGACGGCGTGGAGGCGATTGGCTCAATGGGCACCGACACTCCCCTAGCGGTGCTATCAGATCGGCCCAAGCTGCTCTACGACTACTTCCAGCAGCTCTTTGCCCAGGTCACTAACCCGCCGATTGACTCCATCCGAGAAGAGATCATTACCTCGCCAGAGACGACGGTGGGAGCTGAGCGCAATCTGCTCAAGCCAGAGCCTGAAAGCTGCCACCTGATCGAGCTAAAATCACCGATTCTCAGCAACGGGGAGTTGGCCAAGCTCAAGCATGAGTCGGGCGACTTCAAATCTGTTACTCTGCCCATCCTGTTCGATCCCCAAGCCGGAGTGAAGGGGCTGGAAGCAGCGCTGGAAGGTATTTCTGCCGCAGCAGATAAGGCGATCGCCTCAGGCACCAGCCTGATCATTCTTTCTGATCGAGAGATGAATCCGGCCCAGGCTCCGATTCCCGCTCTGCTGGCGGTTTCGGGGCTGCACCACCACCTCATCCGCCACGGCACTCGCACTCGCGTTGGCCTGGTGCTGGAGTCGGGTGAACCGAGGGAGGTGCATCACTTTGCGGTGCTGATCGGCTACGGCTGCTGTGCTATCAACCCCTACCTAGCCTTTGAATCAATTGACTCGCTGATTCAGCAGGGTCTGCTGGTCGATACCGACTACCCCACGGCCTGCAAAAACTACATCAAGGCCGCCACCAAGGGCGTGATCAAGATTGCCTCTAAGATTGGCATCTCCACTATCCAGAGCTATCGGGGAGCGCAGATCTTTGAGGCAATCGGTCTAAACCAGACTCTGATCGATCGGTACTTTACCTGGACGGCCTCTCGGATTGAGGGAGCCGATCTGGCGGTGATTACCCAGGAAGCCATTTTGCGCCACGCTCATGCTTTCCCTGATCGGGAGGCTGACAGCCCCACCCTAGACGTGGGCGGCAGCTACCAGTGGCGCAAGGAAGGAGAGCGGCACCTGTTTAGCCCCGAAACCATCCACAACCTACAGAAGGCTGTGCGCACCAACAGCTACGAGCTCTACAAAACCTATGCCGCCCTGATCAACGATCAGGACAAGCACCACTTCACTCTGCGCGGTCTGCTCGGTTTTCAAGAGCGGCAGCCGGTGCCGCTGGAGGAGGTAGAGCCCATTGAAGCGATCATGCAGCGCTTTAAGACCGGGGCCATGAGCTATGGGTCAATTTCGAAGGAAGCTCACGAGTCGCTTGCGATCGCAATGAACCGCATCGGCGGCAAGTCCAATACCGGCGAAGGCGGCGAAGACCCCGAACGCTACACCTGGACCAACGAGCAGGGCGATTCTAAAAACAGCGCCATCAAACAGGTGGCCTCTGGGCGCTTTGGCGTCACCAGTCTCTACCTATCTCAGGCCAGGGAACTGCAGATCAAGATGGCCCAGGGCGCGAAGCCCGGTGAGGGTGGCCAGCTTCCAGGGCGCAAGGTCTACCCCTGGATTGCCAAGGTGCGTTACTCTACCCCCGGCGTGGGTTTAATCTCGCCGCCACCCCACCACGACATCTACTCCATCGAAGATCTAGCTGAGCTAATCCACGACCTCAAGAACGCCAACCGCAAGGCCCGCATCAGCGTCAAGCTGGTGTCGGAGGTGGGCGTCGGCACTATCGCTGCCGGAGTCGCCAAGGCCCACGCTGATGTGGTGCTAATCTCCGGCTTTGATGGCGGCACAGGCGCATCTCCCCAGACCTCGATCAAGCACGCCGGACTGCCTTGGGAACTGGGCCTAGCCGAAACCCACCAAACCCTGGTGCTCAATAACCTGCGTAGCCGCATTGTGATCGAGACGGACGGGCAGATGAAGACCGGGAGAGATGTTGCGATCGCAGCCCTGCTCGGAGCCGAAGAATTTGGCTTTTCCACCGCGCCCTTGATCACCCTAGGCTGCATCATGATGCGCGTCTGCCACCTCAATACCTGTCCCGTTGGAGTCGCCACCCAAAATCCGGAGCTGCGCAAGTACTTCACAGGCGACCCGCAGCACACGGTCAACTTCATGCAGTTCGTTGCCCAAGACCTGCGGGAGATCATGGCCCAGTTAGGCTTCCGCAGCCTCAACGAAATGGTAGGCCGCACCGATGTGCTGGAGGCCAAACAGGCCGTCAACCACTGGAAGGCCAAGGGCATTGACCTGTCAAAGATTCTTTACCAGCCCCAGATGGGCCCTGAGGTTGGGCGCTACTGCCAAATTCCCCAGGATCACGGTTTAGAGAAGTCTCTGGACATGACCGTGCTGCTAGATCTGTGCCAACCCGCCATCGAACGCGGTGAGAAGGTGAAAGCCACTCTGCCTATCCGCAACGTGAATCGAGTCGTCGGCACCATTCTGGGCAACGAAATCACCAAACGCCATTGGGAAGGTCTGCCAGAAGACACCATTCACCTACACTTCCAGGGCAGCGCCGGACAGAGCTTTGGCGCGTTCATTCCCAAAGGCGTCACCCTGGAGCTAGAAGGCGATGCCAACGACTACCTGGGCAAGGGCCTCAGTGGCGGCAAGATCGTGGTCTATCCCTCTTCGGGCTCAACCTTCGTGCCCGAAGACAACATCATCATCGGCAACGTGGCTCTCTATGGCGCAACCGGCGGCGAAGCCTATATCTATGGGGTAGCTGGGGAGCGCTTCTGCGTTCGCAACTCCGGCGTCAACACCGTTGTCGAAGCAGTGGGCGACCACGCCTGTGAATATATGACCGGCGGCAAGGTAGTCGTGCTGGGTCACACCGGACGCAACTTCGCAGCCGGTATGAGCGGCGGCGTCGCCTACGTGTTTGACGAAACCGGCGACTTCCCCACGCGCTGCAACACCCAAATGGCCGACCTGGAAACGCTAGAAGATCCCGAAGAAATCGCCGATCTGCGTCAGCTAATCCAAAAGCATGCTGACTACACCGGCAGCCAAAAAGCCCACACCATTCTCGCCAACTGGGAAACGCTGCTGCCCAAATTCGTCAAAGTCATGCCGCGCGACTACAAGCGAGTTCTCCAGGCCATCAAGCGAGCCTTGGCCGATGGCCTCAGTGGCGACGATGCCCTAGCAGCAGCGTTCGAGGAAAACTCCCGCGACGTCTCCCGCATCGGCGGTAGCTAA
- the gltD gene encoding glutamate synthase small subunit, translating into MGKPTGFIDYLRELPPEQMPIERVRNWDEFHLPMEEEKLRTQGARCMDCGTPFCHTGDMLSGMASGCPINNLIPEWNDLIYRGLWKEALARLHKTNNFPEFTGRVCPAPCEGSCVLGITNPPVTIKNIEYSIAERGWEEGWIVAEPPQKRTGKKVAIIGSGPAGLSAAAQLNKAGHWITVYERADRPGGLLMYGIPNMKLDKQDVVMRRIELLKAEGVQFVCNTEVGKDLPTEMLLKEFDAVVLCTGSTRPRDLPIEGRDLAGIHFAMDFLTANTKAVLEGQPGDGYLSAAGKDVVIIGGGDTGTDCVGTSIRHGSNSVVQVEIMPRPPLERAADNPWPEYPKVYRLDYGQEEAVAKFGNDPRTYLTTATGFVGNDRGQVEGVRTVQVEWQRDEQGRFTPKHVPGSERVLPAQLVLLAMGFLGPEQPLLDSLGLDRDPRSNIKADYGQYATSLPGVFAAGDCRRGQSLVVWAFNEGRGAARECDRYLMGTTELP; encoded by the coding sequence ATGGGAAAACCAACCGGCTTTATTGACTACCTACGCGAACTGCCGCCCGAGCAAATGCCCATTGAGCGCGTTCGCAACTGGGACGAGTTTCACCTGCCCATGGAGGAGGAAAAACTCCGCACCCAGGGCGCGCGCTGCATGGACTGTGGCACTCCCTTTTGTCACACCGGCGACATGCTCAGCGGCATGGCCAGCGGCTGCCCCATCAACAACCTGATCCCTGAGTGGAATGACCTAATTTACCGAGGATTGTGGAAGGAAGCGCTGGCCCGGCTGCACAAGACCAACAACTTCCCGGAGTTCACAGGTCGAGTCTGCCCCGCTCCCTGTGAAGGTTCCTGCGTGCTGGGCATCACCAACCCGCCCGTCACCATCAAAAATATTGAATATTCCATTGCCGAGCGCGGCTGGGAAGAAGGTTGGATTGTCGCTGAACCGCCCCAAAAGCGCACTGGCAAAAAGGTTGCCATCATCGGCTCTGGCCCCGCCGGGCTCTCAGCGGCCGCTCAGCTCAACAAAGCAGGCCACTGGATCACGGTCTATGAGCGGGCCGACCGTCCGGGTGGGCTGCTGATGTACGGCATCCCCAACATGAAGCTGGACAAGCAGGACGTGGTGATGCGCCGCATTGAGCTGCTCAAAGCCGAAGGGGTGCAGTTTGTCTGCAACACCGAAGTGGGCAAAGACTTGCCAACCGAGATGCTGCTGAAAGAATTTGATGCCGTTGTGCTCTGCACTGGGTCAACCCGTCCCCGCGACCTGCCCATTGAAGGGCGAGATCTAGCCGGCATTCATTTCGCTATGGACTTCCTAACGGCCAACACTAAAGCAGTCCTAGAGGGTCAACCTGGCGATGGCTATCTCTCTGCCGCCGGTAAAGACGTGGTTATCATTGGCGGCGGCGACACTGGCACCGACTGCGTAGGCACCTCCATCCGCCACGGCAGCAACAGCGTGGTACAGGTTGAGATCATGCCCAGACCTCCCTTGGAACGGGCAGCCGACAACCCCTGGCCCGAGTATCCAAAGGTCTACCGCCTCGACTACGGCCAGGAAGAAGCCGTCGCCAAGTTCGGCAACGACCCCCGCACCTATCTCACAACCGCCACCGGCTTTGTTGGCAATGACAGGGGCCAAGTCGAAGGCGTTCGCACCGTACAGGTCGAATGGCAGAGAGACGAGCAGGGGCGGTTCACCCCCAAGCACGTTCCCGGCAGCGAGAGGGTGCTGCCAGCCCAGCTAGTCCTGCTGGCAATGGGCTTCCTCGGCCCCGAACAGCCCTTGCTAGACAGCCTGGGCCTAGATCGCGATCCGCGCAGCAACATCAAAGCAGACTACGGCCAATATGCCACCAGCCTTCCCGGTGTCTTCGCCGCAGGCGACTGCCGCCGAGGCCAAAGCCTAGTGGTGTGGGCCTTCAATGAAGGAAGAGGGGCGGCGCGGGAGTGCGATCGCTATCTCATGGGCACGACTGAGTTGCCGTAA